Genomic segment of Pseudomonas sp. CCI4.2:
TGCTGTGAGTTCGGCGCTGGCTGCATCAGCCAGGCGGCCGGTGCTGGGGTCAGAGGGCACTGCGGCGCTGCAGGTGGCGTTAACGCGCAGCCGCTGACGGCCATCGTCAACAGCGCGGCGCAGCCCATCGTTTTCAGTGCGTTCATCGTTCAGTTCCTGGGTACGTTGAAGGTCAATCGCGTCACGGGCGGCCAGACGTTCGCCGCTGAGCCGGGCCGCTTCGCGCACGCCGGTCAGTTCATGCACGGCGCTGTCGCGTTCGCGTTGGGCGGTGCCCAGCAGGTCAGCGCCGATCCAGATCAGCAGCCCCACCAGTAACGGGATCAAGGCATAACGGATCACAACCCCACCTCGCACAATTCACCTTCAGCCGCTCGACGCTTGACCAGGCCGGCCAACGGTTTACCGCCGGCATAGACCCAGCGACTCAGTTCGGTACAGGCGCCCTGGGCGTTGCCGTCATTCAACTTGCGCAGCAGCGTGGAGCGGGCGAACTGGCTTTCACCGACGTTGTAAACAAACGAGCCCAGGGCGGCGCGACGGGTCTCGGGTAATGGCACGCGTACCTGTCGGTCAACCGCTGCCAGGGCGCTGTTCAGCTCCTGTTCCAGCAACTGGTTGCACTGGACAGGCGTGGCCACGTCGCCCAGGGACACGCCTCGGGTGATGCCTTCGCAAAGGGTGGGGATGCCGACCGGGTCCAGGTAGGCCACCAGTGAGCGGCCTTCGAACCATGTCACCAGGGCGCCGGCCATGCCCATGCTGCCGGTCAGTGCACCGATGATGACCTTCTGGCGTAGGTTCATGGCCATAGCACCCGCATCAGCACGGGGCCGAACATCTGCAGAATGGCCCACAGCGTGCTGGCCACGGCCAGCGCCCAGGTGATCCTGGTGCTGATACCGGACACCACGCTGGTCAGTTTTTGCTGGCCCACGTTGAGTTCAGACAGCTGACCCGACATGTGTTCGAACTGTTGTTCCAGCTTGGTGACCCGTATCGGCACCGATTCGTGCCGGTTCTCCATATGAGTCAGGCGGTGTTGAATGACTGCCATATTCTGCTCCAGGCTGGCCAGGCGTCCGGACTCTGAACTCGCCTCACCGAGGCTTGGCCATAGACTGTGGGTCATCGGCGGTTTCCTTTCTCGAAAGTGGTCTGGCACGGCACACAACGGACGATCGCGCCCATTGCCTGGCGCCGTGCAGGGATCTTGTCGTCACACGTCAGGCAGTGGCTGCGGCTCGGCCCCGAGGGGCGCGGCCGGGCCAGCAGGCCCTCAATCGACCGCTTGCGCTCCAGCTCCTCGATCACCTGGGCGTCGTCGAGCCAATCGGCCATCAGCTGAACCCTTCGGTTTCGGTCGAGTCCAGGTACGGCACGCCGTTGATGCGGATAAAGTCTGGACTGGTGACGTCGAAGGCCACCTTGTGCGTGGACTTGCTGCCGCCCTTGGGATCGATGTCCAGCAGGCCGGCAATCTTGAGCTTGCAGCCGAAGGCTTCCACCCGCAGTTCATCGGTCGCGGTCTTGGCAAAGAACAGCACGTCAAAGGCTTCCAGCTTGCGAAACGAGCCTGCGCGGCCGGCGGCTTCGATCAGCAGGGAAAAGTTGGTACTGTCCAGCTCGAACTCGCCGCTGGCCGCCACGTCGCCGTCCACGTGCCCGTCAGGCACGCCTCGGGTCTGGGCCACGGCGCTGTTGTCGGTCAAATCCAGTGAGGCTTTTTCGATGTGCACCTGCAGGTCGCCCAAGGTGACGTCGAAGTTCATACCGCTAATGCGTGACATGCTGCTTTCCTCTTACTTTTATTACTCGTCATCGCCCAAGGACAAATCCAGCGCGATGTTGGCGGTCAGGTCCTTGGGGCAGTTGTAGGGGCGGACCATCAGGTAGGCCTCAATCGCGGTGCGGCTTTTCCACACCAGGGTGATGTCGCCATCTTTGGGGGGCTGGATGTCGCCGGGAAACACCAGACCGGCAAAGCTTGCTGAACGCGACATCTCGCGCAGCGGGCGCATTAACTTGAGCTTGGTGCTGGCCATGCTGTTGGGGGTGCTGTTGACCGTGCGGTCCGCCACCAGGCGAATCAGCAAGATCCGGATCAGGCGGGCCGCCTTGTCGACAATGCGCAGGTTCTCGATCACCGTGAAATCGCTGCCCGGAGCGTCGAGCAAAGTGGCGTCACCCCAGAACATGCCGGGGTAATCGGCGTAGGACTGCGGCACCGAGAGGCGCGCCTTGTCCAGTTCACTCAAGACCGCCGAGGACAACGCCTGGCCTTCTGAGTCGGTCGGCACTGGACCCAGGGCGACCAGCGCACCGGTGGCCACCCGCATCGGGCTGTCGGCAATGCTCACCTGAGCACTGGCCAAACGACCGGCCAGCACACCCAGATCATTGCCGTGCAACTGCGGCACCAGCAGCACCCGAGGCGCGGCCACATTCGCTGTCAGGGCGCGTTGTTCAATCAGGTACTCGGACCACTCCTGATCCTTGGCGATGCCAATCGAGCAAGCCATGACAAACAGGCGACGCCCGTAGCGGTTGCCCAGGGCGATGGCGGCGGCGTGCAGGGCTTCCAGTTCCGCCGGGGCGTCCACCGGCTTGGTGATGATCACGGCTTCAACCGCCACGTTAGCGTCTTGCGCCTGGTCCAGCGCCGCTTGCCACTCGCCGTCGGCAGCCAGAGGCGCGGCGGTGCAGGCCCAGCGGTCACCGCCGTTAAAGCGCGCCGCGCTGATCTGGGTCTTGAGGTCCGAAACCGCCTCACCCAATTCAATGTCCAGGTCGCTGTCGGTGTTCAAGGCCAGCAGCTTGCCGACGTTTTTCGGCGCCGGGCCGATGAACAGAAAATAGCGCTCAATCGCCGTGACCGGGCCTTGGCCCAGATTCAGGTTATTGACGCTGACGTTGCCTTGAGCCATGGGAGGTCTCGCTATCGGGGGGCGTTAAGGGTTTGCTGCAGCACGGTGCTCAACACCTGGCGCACGTCCTGGGCAGAAGCGCCCAGCACGGCGCGCGCCGGGAGCACCACGTTCCAGCTGTGTCTTTTGGGGGTCTTGCCTTGCAGCTGGGCCAGGATCAACCCGGCCTGTCCGCTCTTGAGGTGTTCGACGATCCAGCCCAGCGCCGGCCGCTTCCGGCGTTTTCCATTCTTTCCACTGCGCACCTGATAGCCCGCCTTGAGCAAACCCTTGGCCTGCTCACGGGTGGCCGGGGCGGCGTAGTCCGGGGCCTTATTCTGGCGGCGCAGACGGGCCGGGGTCATGGTCTCGGTCTTGCCGGCCTGGTGTTCGTCGGCGATGCGCGAGGTCACGCGGCTCTTCCAGCCCAGAACGGCGCTCTCGCTGCTGACACTGACCACCTGCAGGTTTTTGCCCAGGCCGCTCAACAGCTTGCGTTTGCTGCCCCCGTTGCGTGGCGCGTAGGCCGTGCCGTCCAGGTTGCGCTGGGCGCGGATGCGTTGCCGGTTCGACGTGCGCAGGCGCTTGGCGGCGGTGTTCAGCAGGCGCCGACGCTGGGCTGCTGACAAGGCCAGCAACTGCAACTGCTGCTGGGCACCGACCAGTCCACGCACATCAAAATTAAACATCGGCTGGCTCATGAATCACGGCCCCCTGTTCGGCAATCCACAGGTCATAGGGGACAAAGGCCCAGCGTTTGCCAAATGCTTCGAACTCGCCGTTGTCGTCTTCCGCCAGGTGCTGCGGCTCGATGAAATCCAACTGCAGCTCGACGTCGGCAACGTCCGGGTCCAGTTGGTCAATCTCAAAGCTGGGCGGGGCCAGGTCATCGTCTTCACGGTTGACGTCGTGCAGTTCGAGCCAGTACCCCACCAGGGCCATGAGGCGCGCCGGATGATCGGCAAAACGCTCAAGTGATATGACCGCCCGATAGTGCATGTCGCCCATGTGCAAACCCTTGTCGGTGGGCTTCCAGCGCAGCGGTAAGGTGATGTGTTCGGCCCAGCTGTCGAGCTGCTCGGGCAGCACCACGCGGCGCTCGATCAAGAAGGCGGTCAAGGCCCGCAGCTTGTCCATCAGAGCAGCTCTGCAGTGATGCGCGAACGGCCCTGAATCAGGCGCACCGCTTGTTGGCTGAACGCCAGAAAGGCCGCCGCCGTGTCCGGGGCTTCCTTGGCCAAGTTCTCGGCCGACTCGCGGCGCACCACGGTGACGAATTGGGCCAGCAGGTAGGACTTGGCGCGGCAATACACGGCGCGCTTGTAGCTCAGGACCATCAGTTCTCGTCTTGGCAGCAGCACCAGGTCGGCGGTCGCGAGGGTATCGATACCCAGCGCCTGCCAACGCAGCTGACGCCGGCACAGGTCCAGGTTGATTTCGCCCATGGCCAGGGTAATGCCGTCCACCAGCAACTCGACCAGGTACTCCGCCGGCAGCCGATAACCACGTTGAAATTCAGCCACGTCCAGGTCCGGCCAAAAGCCGTCATTGGCGATCGGCTGATCAATCAAGGTGGTGGGCCTGCCCGAGAAACTCATACCGCCGCGCTCCAGGAACTAAAAAAAGGAAAATGGCTTACAAATAAAAAATAGAGCGGGGAAACGATGTCACGTGAGGCGGACCACTCAAGGCGACTCAGGTCGATCGTTCCCCGCTGGGGGGGGTAGTCTTTTTTAATCGGCCTGCTGTTTCTTGAGGGCCTTGTGCGCATCGTCCTGTTTGGTCTTCACACCGATGCCAGGGTACAAATGCGTGGCCCGCTCAAAGTGGGCAATGGCCTCGCTCCAGCGCTCCTGGTCAAAGGCGATCAGGCCGAGCAACTTGTGGTAGCGCGCAGGGATTTTTTCGAACAGTTGCCACTCGCCATCGACACGCGGCAGCAGTTGCGACAGGTACGGCTCCGGGCTGCGCCCGGCCTTGTACTCGGCGTCAGCCCAGTCGGCCACGGCGTCGCCAATGAAGGTCGGGATGTCGCGCTTGAAGCGCTCGGGCATGGCCTGGTTCTGTGCCATGGCAAAGTCGGCCAGCTCCAGGCCTTGCTCAAACTGCTCGGTGTCAAACAGCCAGACCAGCACCTGCACCAGTACCGGGTTGGGGTGGTTCAGGCCCGACTCGTGATAACGCTCCACGTACTCCAGGTACTTGGGCAGCAGCTCTTCACGCTTGAGGCGCTGGCGGGCTTCCATGGCGTTCAAGTCCGAGAGCCTGGCGCAATCCACGGCCAGGGCACTGGTCATCAATGCCAGGTGTTTTTGTGCATTGGCGGGACCGGCCAGCGCTGTGGCCGGGGTGTACGGCGTCCCGACGGCAGCGGACCCGTGATCGAGCACGCGGCGTTTGTGTTTCAGGGCCAGGCTCATACGCCGAACTCCTCAGGAACATCAGGTACCAGTGGCGTCACGAACTCGACGTTGCGCGGTTCAATCGCGGCAAACTTGCCCAGTTGCTCGATCACATAACCCTCGTTGCGAGCGTTGTAGTCCTCGATCTGCGAGCGTTTGGGGTTCTCGATGATCTGGCGGCGCCAGCTGGTGTCCTGAAAGTAGATCGACAGGTTGTCCCAACTGGTGACCACCACGCCGGTGCTCGGAAAGTGCGGGCACGTGAACGTCGGCAAGCCGCCATACGTGGCGATGACCTGCGCCTGCTCAATGCGCTCCTTCTCTGTCGGGGTGTCGCCCTGGGCGGCGTACAACTTGCCCTTCTCGCGGGCCAGCATATCGCGGCCAATGATCGCGACCAGGTCGCCGCCGTCGCGGAATTCTTCGTCGATCATCAACGAGACGTCAAAGACCAGGGCGTCGAGGTTGGCGTAGTCACCCCCCACGCCGATCTTGATTTTCCATTGGGTCTCGCCACTTTCAAGAATCTGCTGCGGGGCCTGCTCGCGGGCAATCTGCAGCCAGCCCTTGTTCACGTCCTGCAGCAGCGGGTTGGCAATGCGGTCGGTGTTGGCGGCAATGCTGGTGCCATTCCAGCCGATGATGATCCGGTCCAGACCGATCTGCTTTTGCACTGCGGCGGCATAGCGCTTGGCAAAATCGGGGAACTTGGCCCAAGCATCGATCGTGGCGTATTTGAGCGCCACGTCGCTGTGGGTGTCGAACAATTCGTAACCCAGGCCGTCAAGGCCCAGCACGTTGTGCGCTTCGCGGTCGGTGGTATTGGTGTTAGTGCGGCCGGTCACGGTGCCATTGACGCCCAGCATGACTTTCTCGCCCTTGATCTCGCTGACCGGCAACACATTGATGCGCTGCAGGAAGGCCGAGCTCAGGGTGATCTTGTCGTTAAGGGTCTGGGCATGGGTCGGGTCGACATTAAAGGCCTGGCGCACGTCCTCCACGGCATAGGTGGAGGCGATGGCCAGCGCCAGGGTGCTGAATTTCAAACGGGCGGTTGTGCTCAGGCTCATCAGTACACGGCCTCGGGTTTTTCATCGACAGCGCCGGTGACCAGGGGCACGTGTTGGCCTTGGCCCTGGTTGAGCGCGGTGTTGAACAAGTGGGTGAGCGACTGCAGTGAGCCTTGCAGCTCACTGAATTGTTCGGCGGTCACGCCGACACCCGGCGCGGTAATCGTTTCGGCGACGGGAACAGCGGGAGCGATGGGAGCAGCCGGCTGAGCGGCAAACGTGGCCGCGCTTGTTTCGAGGCGGATGGCCACGGTGTCGAGCTTGGCCACGGCGGCAGCAAAGACCTCGGCGGTTTTGGGGTCCATGGAGGAGTTCTCTTCAAAGGGAGGAGCGAGGGGGTTGGCTTGAAACAGGTTCATCAGGCGGGCAAAAAACTTGAGCTCAGTGTCACCCGCGTCGCCCGTCCCAGCAGGCATCAGGTCACCCAGTGGCTCGACGTTGGCAAAGTGATTGCCGGTGGCGGCTTTGCGGGAAAAATGCAGCGGCTCGGTACCGAGGCTCGCCGGTTCATCAGTGACCGCCAGGCCGCACAGGTAGGCCTGGCCGCTGTCACCGAAATTCGGCTGAATTTCCACGCTGCTGAAAATCTTCTGGCCGTCCTTGTTCAGTTGGAGCAGCCGATCGTTGGGCTGCAGTCGGGCGAACAACGCAACGTGGCCACCGTCGAGCTCTTCGGCTTTCACCTGGGCGACGGTGCCCATGCTGCCAAAATAGCGAATGTGCTCGTACCAGATGGTCGCGGTGTAGGTCGCGGGGTTGTAGCTGGCCGCCATGTCGCGCAAATCCTGCGGATCGATGGTGCGACCGTCGGCGGTCTTGCCGCTGGTAGCGACACGTTTCCAGTCAGTAATGAGGGTGCGGGGCATGGGGCCAAATCGCTCGGTGTGGATCTAGTGGCCGCCACCATAGGCAGCTGTTTCGACCCAAACAATCGACTCAACTCCGTGTTTCACCTATTCCCGGGAAGTAGGAGGAACGCGGATTTTTAGCGCGGGTTTCCGGGCGTTGGCCTGCCTAAACTGCGGCCCATGCCCTACGCCCCCGAAGTCAAAGACGCCGCCAAACGCCTGTATTTGCGCCGCTATAAGCCACGCGAAATCCAGGCACAACTGCACCTGCCCAACATCCGCATCGTCTATTACTGGATCGCCAAAGGCGGTTGGGATGACCTGCTCACGGATGAAGAACCGTTGAGCGCGGTCAGCCGGCGCATCACCCTAATCCTGGAAAAGAAAGAAGGCCTGGCCAAGGTCGACCTGGACGAACTGGATCGGCTGATCCAGGTACGCGGGCGCTTGCAGACCCAAACGGCCAAACCCGCCCCGCGCCCTGCAGACGACCTCGAACCTCCCCCGGTATCGCAGCAACGCCGCGATCACGCAGACCGCACCCGCCGCCATGATCGGGACACCCAAAAAAAAGAAAAAAAGAAGACTTTAAAAAACGATATCTCGCACCTGACTGAAGTGGACTTTCTGGAGAAGTTCGTCAGTCGGCTGTTTGGCTACCAAAAGGAGTTGTTTGCCGCCAAACAGAACCCGCTGACCCGGCGCATTCGTAACGTGCTCAAGGCGCGCCAGACGGGACTGACCTATTACTTTGCCGGCGAAGCGTTCATGGACGCGGTGTTGACCGCTGACAACCAGATGTTCCTGTCGGCCAGCCGGGCCCAGTCCGAGATTTTTCGTAACTACATCATCAAGTTTGCCCGCGAGTGGTTTGGTTTGGAGCTGACCGGCAACCCGATTATCTTGAGCAACGGCGCCGAGCTGCGGTTCTTGAGCACGAACAGCAGTACCGCCCAAGGGCACCACGGACACGTATATGTGGATGAGTATTTCTGGATCCGCGACTTTGAAAAACTCAACACCCTGTCCGGGGCCATGGCTACCCACAAAAAGTGGCGCAAGACGTACTTCTCAACCCCGAGCGCGGTCAGCCACCAGGCGTACCCGTTCTGGACGGGCGACACGTTCCGCCGTGGCAAACACAAGGCGGCGAGTCAGTCGTTCCCGAGCGCGGAGGAGTTACGCCGGGGCACGCTGTGTCCGGACGGTCAATGGCGCAAGGTCATCACCATCCACGACGCCATTGCCGGCGGCTGTGATCTGTTCGACCTGGAGCAACTGCGCCTGGAGAACTCCGACGACCAGTTCAACCAGCTGTATTTGTGCCAGTTCATCGACAGCACGCAGAGCGCGTTCAACTTGGCGGACCTGGAGAAGTGTTACTCGGACCTGACCCTGTGGACCGATTACAACTCGGACCCCAAGTGCGATCAGCCCTTTGGCAATGCACCGGTGTGGATTGGATACGACCCCAGCCGCACCCGCGACGACGCGTCGTGCGTGGTGGTGGCGCCGCCGCTCGAACCAGGGGGCAAGTTTCGGATTCTGGAAAAGCACTCCTGGCGCGGTCACTCGTTTACCTACCAGGCGGCGCAAGTCAAAAAGCTCACCGAACGGTTCAACGTGCAGCACATCGGCATCGACATCACCGGGGTGGGTTACGGGGTGTTTGACCTGGTACGGGACTTTTACGCTCGGGCCACACCGATCCACTACAGCCTGGAAACCAAGAACACCTTGGTGCTCAAGGCGCAGGACACCATTCAGGGCCGACGCATTGAGTGGGACGCGGACTGGAACGACATAGCCTCGGCCTTCCTGACCATCAAGCGTGGCGCCACCGGCAGTGGCCAGATCACCTACAGCGCCTCACGCACCGACGCCACTGGCCACGCGGACGTCGCCTGGGCGGTGATGCACGCACTCGCCAATGAACCCCTCAACATTCACAAAAAGCGCAAAAGTCGCTGGTCAACCGTAGAAGGCACCCATGCACGATCACACGCAGGACAATCCGGCGAATCCGGTTCATCAGGGCTCCGCGCCCAACGACAAAAACCAAAAGACGCGGGCCTTCAGTTTTGGAACGCCCGAGTCGGTGCTGACCAGCAACATGGGCGACTACCTAGGCGTGTTCGCCAGCGAAGACGGGCGGATTTACACCCCACCGGTGTCGCGGATCGGTCTGGCCAAGCTGCTGCGGGCCAACGCGCACCACGGCACCATCCCCCGGTTCAAGCGCAACCTGCTGCTGCGTAATTTTATTCCGTCCGCCGGCTGCAGTGCTCATACCATGGGCCGCGCAGCTTTGGACTTCATGGTGTTTGGCGAGGCGTATTTCCAGCGGCTCACCAACGTGATCGGCCAAGTCCTGGAGCTGCGGCATTTGCCAGCGATTAACATGCGTCGAAAAGTGGGGGGAGACTTTGTGATGCTGTTGCCGAACGGCAAAGAGCTGCACTTTGAAAAGGACCAGGTCGAACACGTGATGGACTACGACGTGGAACAAAGCATTTACGGAGTGCCCGATTACCTGGGCGGGATGCATGCCCTGCTGCTCAACGAGTCGGCCACCTTGTTCCGGCGCCGGTACTACAACAACGGTGCCCACGCTGGTTTCATTTTCTACACCAACGACCCAGACCTGTCGGAAGAGGATGAGATCAAGCTCAAAAGCCAGATCAGTGCCAGTAAGGGAGTCGGTAACTTCCGGTCGATGTTTGTGAATATTCCGGGCGGCAGCGACAAAGGTATTCAGATTATTCCGATCGGCGATATCGCCACCAAGGACGAGTTTGAACGGGTCAAGACCATCACCCGCAACGACGTGATCGCGGCTTGGCGGATGAACCCGGCGCTTGCTGGTGTCATGCCAGAGAACGCTGCCGGCTTTGGAGACATTGAAAAGATTGACCGGGTCTACACTAATAACGAAATTCGTCCCATCAGTCAGTTATTTAATCAGCTGAATGGGACGTTACGGACCGACAGGCGATTCGCTTGGAAAGATGCTGAAACCATATAACCAACACTACATGTAGCGCTTGGAAGAAAGATTAACACTACATATTGTGGCAGTATGGAGGCATTGGACGCCCTGGGGAGGGACACAATGCGAGTCGAATGCAAATGCGGGCACAAGGGTCGGATCGCTTCCAGGGAGAAGTTATCGACGGAGTTTGCGAAGCTGTACTGTCAATGCCTCAACGCAAAATGCGGACACACCTGGGTCGCCAACTTGACCTTTTCTCACACGCTGAGCCCGTCAGCCGAGTTATTTGAGAGAGTGCTGCTCGATCATTTGAAAGAGATGCCCAGAGCAAAACAGAGGGAACTGTTCGAACAGCTTGGGGCGCAAGCGGGCGTGTGAGATGCAAACCGCCGACCCAGAACGTCGGCGATGGAAAGAACGAAAATGGTTCGGGCAAAACGATTGTCAGCGGTCTTTTGATCTTTCTGAGTGAGCGGCAAGTACCTCAGAAAGCCTGCGGAGCTGACCTTGATCCTGTCCACTCAACGTTCGGTAAAAGCCAATTAGACGGCGTTCTGCTTTGGTGAGCCCAAACCATTCGAACTCGCCAAACCCAAAGCAAACGAGCAGTTTTTTGATGCGATCCAACATGCTTGGTACTCCATGACTGCATTGCTGAATCAGTGTTTTGGAGTAAGAGAGCACTAATGCCCAACACGCTTTTGTTACGAGTTAAGTCATCCTTTAGCGGCGTCATCTGCCATGGCTCTCAAAAATCGACGTATCGCCTTCTGATCATCGTCCGGAATGCTTCTGTACTGGTTAATCAACTCCTCCTCTCCAGCTGTAATCAGTTGGCCAAGTGGCGTAGATCTGCGCCCGGTCAACACA
This window contains:
- a CDS encoding lysis protein, producing the protein MIRYALIPLLVGLLIWIGADLLGTAQRERDSAVHELTGVREAARLSGERLAARDAIDLQRTQELNDERTENDGLRRAVDDGRQRLRVNATCSAAVPSDPSTGRLADAASAELTADARPDYFTLKDQLALSRQMILGLQDHVRQVCLR
- a CDS encoding lysozyme; this translates as MNLRQKVIIGALTGSMGMAGALVTWFEGRSLVAYLDPVGIPTLCEGITRGVSLGDVATPVQCNQLLEQELNSALAAVDRQVRVPLPETRRAALGSFVYNVGESQFARSTLLRKLNDGNAQGACTELSRWVYAGGKPLAGLVKRRAAEGELCEVGL
- a CDS encoding TraR/DksA C4-type zinc finger protein, with the translated sequence MADWLDDAQVIEELERKRSIEGLLARPRPSGPSRSHCLTCDDKIPARRQAMGAIVRCVPCQTTFEKGNRR
- a CDS encoding phage protein — encoded protein: MSRISGMNFDVTLGDLQVHIEKASLDLTDNSAVAQTRGVPDGHVDGDVAASGEFELDSTNFSLLIEAAGRAGSFRKLEAFDVLFFAKTATDELRVEAFGCKLKIAGLLDIDPKGGSKSTHKVAFDVTSPDFIRINGVPYLDSTETEGFS
- a CDS encoding DUF2586 domain-containing protein, whose amino-acid sequence is MAQGNVSVNNLNLGQGPVTAIERYFLFIGPAPKNVGKLLALNTDSDLDIELGEAVSDLKTQISAARFNGGDRWACTAAPLAADGEWQAALDQAQDANVAVEAVIITKPVDAPAELEALHAAAIALGNRYGRRLFVMACSIGIAKDQEWSEYLIEQRALTANVAAPRVLLVPQLHGNDLGVLAGRLASAQVSIADSPMRVATGALVALGPVPTDSEGQALSSAVLSELDKARLSVPQSYADYPGMFWGDATLLDAPGSDFTVIENLRIVDKAARLIRILLIRLVADRTVNSTPNSMASTKLKLMRPLREMSRSASFAGLVFPGDIQPPKDGDITLVWKSRTAIEAYLMVRPYNCPKDLTANIALDLSLGDDE
- a CDS encoding phage virion morphogenesis protein — its product is MSQPMFNFDVRGLVGAQQQLQLLALSAAQRRRLLNTAAKRLRTSNRQRIRAQRNLDGTAYAPRNGGSKRKLLSGLGKNLQVVSVSSESAVLGWKSRVTSRIADEHQAGKTETMTPARLRRQNKAPDYAAPATREQAKGLLKAGYQVRSGKNGKRRKRPALGWIVEHLKSGQAGLILAQLQGKTPKRHSWNVVLPARAVLGASAQDVRQVLSTVLQQTLNAPR
- a CDS encoding phage tail protein; this translates as MDKLRALTAFLIERRVVLPEQLDSWAEHITLPLRWKPTDKGLHMGDMHYRAVISLERFADHPARLMALVGYWLELHDVNREDDDLAPPSFEIDQLDPDVADVELQLDFIEPQHLAEDDNGEFEAFGKRWAFVPYDLWIAEQGAVIHEPADV
- a CDS encoding head completion/stabilization protein, with amino-acid sequence MSFSGRPTTLIDQPIANDGFWPDLDVAEFQRGYRLPAEYLVELLVDGITLAMGEINLDLCRRQLRWQALGIDTLATADLVLLPRRELMVLSYKRAVYCRAKSYLLAQFVTVVRRESAENLAKEAPDTAAAFLAFSQQAVRLIQGRSRITAELL
- the gpM gene encoding phage terminase small subunit translates to MSLALKHKRRVLDHGSAAVGTPYTPATALAGPANAQKHLALMTSALAVDCARLSDLNAMEARQRLKREELLPKYLEYVERYHESGLNHPNPVLVQVLVWLFDTEQFEQGLELADFAMAQNQAMPERFKRDIPTFIGDAVADWADAEYKAGRSPEPYLSQLLPRVDGEWQLFEKIPARYHKLLGLIAFDQERWSEAIAHFERATHLYPGIGVKTKQDDAHKALKKQQAD
- a CDS encoding phage major capsid protein, P2 family, translating into MSLSTTARLKFSTLALAIASTYAVEDVRQAFNVDPTHAQTLNDKITLSSAFLQRINVLPVSEIKGEKVMLGVNGTVTGRTNTNTTDREAHNVLGLDGLGYELFDTHSDVALKYATIDAWAKFPDFAKRYAAAVQKQIGLDRIIIGWNGTSIAANTDRIANPLLQDVNKGWLQIAREQAPQQILESGETQWKIKIGVGGDYANLDALVFDVSLMIDEEFRDGGDLVAIIGRDMLAREKGKLYAAQGDTPTEKERIEQAQVIATYGGLPTFTCPHFPSTGVVVTSWDNLSIYFQDTSWRRQIIENPKRSQIEDYNARNEGYVIEQLGKFAAIEPRNVEFVTPLVPDVPEEFGV
- a CDS encoding GPO family capsid scaffolding protein, with the protein product MPRTLITDWKRVATSGKTADGRTIDPQDLRDMAASYNPATYTATIWYEHIRYFGSMGTVAQVKAEELDGGHVALFARLQPNDRLLQLNKDGQKIFSSVEIQPNFGDSGQAYLCGLAVTDEPASLGTEPLHFSRKAATGNHFANVEPLGDLMPAGTGDAGDTELKFFARLMNLFQANPLAPPFEENSSMDPKTAEVFAAAVAKLDTVAIRLETSAATFAAQPAAPIAPAVPVAETITAPGVGVTAEQFSELQGSLQSLTHLFNTALNQGQGQHVPLVTGAVDEKPEAVY
- a CDS encoding terminase large subunit domain-containing protein is translated as MPYAPEVKDAAKRLYLRRYKPREIQAQLHLPNIRIVYYWIAKGGWDDLLTDEEPLSAVSRRITLILEKKEGLAKVDLDELDRLIQVRGRLQTQTAKPAPRPADDLEPPPVSQQRRDHADRTRRHDRDTQKKEKKKTLKNDISHLTEVDFLEKFVSRLFGYQKELFAAKQNPLTRRIRNVLKARQTGLTYYFAGEAFMDAVLTADNQMFLSASRAQSEIFRNYIIKFAREWFGLELTGNPIILSNGAELRFLSTNSSTAQGHHGHVYVDEYFWIRDFEKLNTLSGAMATHKKWRKTYFSTPSAVSHQAYPFWTGDTFRRGKHKAASQSFPSAEELRRGTLCPDGQWRKVITIHDAIAGGCDLFDLEQLRLENSDDQFNQLYLCQFIDSTQSAFNLADLEKCYSDLTLWTDYNSDPKCDQPFGNAPVWIGYDPSRTRDDASCVVVAPPLEPGGKFRILEKHSWRGHSFTYQAAQVKKLTERFNVQHIGIDITGVGYGVFDLVRDFYARATPIHYSLETKNTLVLKAQDTIQGRRIEWDADWNDIASAFLTIKRGATGSGQITYSASRTDATGHADVAWAVMHALANEPLNIHKKRKSRWSTVEGTHARSHAGQSGESGSSGLRAQRQKPKDAGLQFWNARVGADQQHGRLPRRVRQRRRADLHPTGVADRSGQAAAGQRAPRHHPPVQAQPAAA
- a CDS encoding phage portal protein, coding for MSRIGLAKLLRANAHHGTIPRFKRNLLLRNFIPSAGCSAHTMGRAALDFMVFGEAYFQRLTNVIGQVLELRHLPAINMRRKVGGDFVMLLPNGKELHFEKDQVEHVMDYDVEQSIYGVPDYLGGMHALLLNESATLFRRRYYNNGAHAGFIFYTNDPDLSEEDEIKLKSQISASKGVGNFRSMFVNIPGGSDKGIQIIPIGDIATKDEFERVKTITRNDVIAAWRMNPALAGVMPENAAGFGDIEKIDRVYTNNEIRPISQLFNQLNGTLRTDRRFAWKDAETI
- a CDS encoding ogr/Delta-like zinc finger family protein; its protein translation is MRVECKCGHKGRIASREKLSTEFAKLYCQCLNAKCGHTWVANLTFSHTLSPSAELFERVLLDHLKEMPRAKQRELFEQLGAQAGV